From Chryseobacterium salivictor, a single genomic window includes:
- a CDS encoding MvaI/BcnI family restriction endonuclease, which translates to MRQLTKLEIERIKLLTEKSVEVTLIEPTETGLEKSIMDATGSVRAYLKDKNIHDYELQGQGAKENGVYIKTSLIINSDIIETVTSLYRPKAKGKGGDPRIWISQLSKIANPNDILAIIAFDNKLYVVNVTQLDFDSLINGIANNPLKELVNEINSLSREVADELLMLLRKISLQGAVPAMLQADTAIGRTLETLLGININSSKQPDYKGIELKSFRDKKGNRKNLFAQVPDWSASKFKSSAEILNEFGYQRGDDYKLYCTVSAIVRNSQGLKLKVDTDVRQLIETSDKGTVGDFVVWRLETLHKRLLEKHNETFWVATDTLMIDGKEHFIYKSVEHTKKPIVSQFDILLEQGIITLDHLIKRTPIGKVVEKGPIFKLKPNALSLLFPPSQSYDLLVR; encoded by the coding sequence ATGAGGCAATTAACCAAATTAGAAATAGAGCGAATAAAGCTGTTAACTGAAAAATCCGTTGAAGTCACATTGATAGAACCTACTGAAACAGGTCTTGAAAAGTCTATTATGGATGCCACTGGCTCTGTTCGGGCATATTTGAAAGATAAAAATATTCACGATTACGAATTACAAGGTCAGGGAGCTAAAGAAAATGGAGTGTATATCAAGACTAGCCTTATCATAAATTCTGATATAATTGAAACAGTTACCTCTCTGTATCGACCAAAAGCAAAGGGAAAAGGAGGAGACCCAAGAATCTGGATTTCCCAACTTTCAAAGATTGCTAACCCAAATGATATTTTAGCAATTATTGCTTTTGATAATAAATTGTACGTTGTCAATGTAACACAACTTGATTTTGATAGTTTGATTAATGGAATTGCTAATAATCCGTTGAAAGAATTGGTAAATGAAATCAATTCTTTGTCAAGAGAAGTGGCTGATGAATTACTGATGTTGTTAAGGAAAATAAGTTTGCAAGGGGCAGTTCCTGCAATGTTGCAAGCAGATACCGCAATTGGTAGAACTCTTGAAACACTTTTAGGTATTAACATTAATTCGTCAAAACAGCCAGATTATAAAGGCATTGAATTAAAATCATTTAGAGATAAAAAAGGAAATAGAAAAAATCTGTTTGCACAAGTTCCGGATTGGTCAGCCAGCAAATTTAAAAGTTCAGCAGAAATTTTGAACGAGTTTGGTTATCAACGTGGTGATGATTATAAACTGTATTGTACCGTTTCTGCAATCGTTCGTAATTCCCAAGGCTTGAAGTTGAAAGTGGATACCGATGTTCGGCAGTTAATCGAAACTTCAGATAAAGGAACCGTTGGGGACTTTGTAGTATGGAGACTAGAAACTTTGCATAAACGTTTGCTTGAAAAACACAATGAGACTTTTTGGGTGGCAACCGATACTTTGATGATTGATGGTAAAGAGCATTTTATCTACAAGTCTGTCGAACATACGAAAAAACCGATCGTGTCACAGTTTGATATTTTGCTTGAACAAGGGATTATTACTCTTGACCATTTGATTAAACGAACACCAATTGGTAAAGTTGTCGAAAAAGGTCCAATTTTCAAGCTCAAACCTAATGCATTGAGTTTGTTATTCCCACCAAGTCAGTCTTACGATTTATTAGTGAGGTAA
- a CDS encoding tetratricopeptide repeat protein: MTPKQIERIQFKIAKIRKELAADKKRWGGYYDDSRGLRYLPPELYLRIQDYSGALRYFNWFSKNFPDDSGYPVFLFEWAVTLFKKDRIKEAKAKIIQTDLVNTWIVPAFLEAENSRPPTKVFSNWQMPDVAEDMGYSKHDAELADFAEWLSDFVSSGEASEGNTGNIGV, translated from the coding sequence ATGACGCCCAAACAGATAGAACGGATTCAGTTTAAGATTGCAAAAATCAGGAAGGAACTTGCCGCCGATAAAAAGAGGTGGGGAGGTTATTACGACGACAGCCGCGGACTGCGGTATCTGCCCCCTGAACTGTACCTCAGGATACAGGATTATTCGGGCGCTCTCCGGTATTTTAACTGGTTCAGTAAGAATTTTCCTGATGATTCAGGGTATCCTGTATTTTTATTCGAGTGGGCCGTTACGCTCTTTAAAAAAGACAGAATCAAAGAGGCAAAGGCCAAAATTATACAGACCGATCTTGTCAATACCTGGATTGTTCCCGCTTTTCTGGAGGCGGAGAACAGCCGTCCGCCTACTAAGGTGTTTTCAAACTGGCAGATGCCGGATGTTGCTGAGGACATGGGTTATTCAAAGCATGATGCTGAACTGGCAGATTTTGCAGAATGGCTTAGTGATTTTGTGAGCAGTGGGGAAGCTTCGGAGGGGAATACCGGAAATATTGGGGTGTAA
- a CDS encoding helix-turn-helix transcriptional regulator, with protein sequence MKNTTVTDGVSMETYLTDCRLKVGRSIREIREKRGQSQEQLADKMNISRSTISKIESGKFNCSIDYLSKFAFFLDFEIILQDSQRNL encoded by the coding sequence GTGAAAAACACAACAGTTACAGACGGGGTTTCTATGGAAACTTACCTTACGGACTGCCGTTTGAAAGTAGGCCGGTCTATCCGGGAAATCCGGGAAAAACGCGGCCAGAGTCAGGAGCAGTTAGCTGATAAAATGAACATCAGCCGCTCCACCATTTCTAAAATTGAAAGCGGGAAATTCAACTGCAGTATTGATTATCTCTCTAAATTCGCATTCTTTCTGGACTTTGAAATTATTCTGCAGGATTCTCAGCGGAATCTTTAA